In one Nocardia tengchongensis genomic region, the following are encoded:
- a CDS encoding amidohydrolase, with product MSTQLLVGGRIYSSSNPDATAMAVTDGTVVWVGLDKPGRALHPDAEIIELDGAFVAPGFVDPHVHVTALGLKLTGLDLAPAGSLTECLELVRDFAATHPDGVVLGEGWDETRWSEARPPTREEIDAAAPGRQVYLARVDAHSAIASTALLDTVAGITEASGFTRGEPLRGDAHHRVRAAALGALSRAQRDTARQAALDSAAANGVVAVHECAGPEISGADDVRELLDFGHGVEVRAYWGQAVRTADEARTLVKELGVHALGGDLFVDGAIGSHTAWLRAPYADRDTVGTSYLDAEAVAAHVLACTEAGIQTGFHVIGDAAMDAVVTGFGRAVDALGGPAVASRGHRLEHAEMMTPEQITALAAWGVIASVQPGFDAAWGGPDGMYATRLGAERAATLNPFAAMAAAGISLAIGSDAPVTALNPWEALRAAVNHRTPGHQISPRAAFAAATRGAWRAGGVRDGVAGTLVPGAPASYAIWDSRDLVVAAAADTVQRWSTDPRSRVPGLPPLTPDATLPQCLRTVHRGVTIHEA from the coding sequence GTGAGTACCCAGTTGCTGGTCGGCGGCCGTATCTACAGTTCGAGCAATCCCGACGCGACGGCCATGGCCGTCACCGACGGAACCGTGGTGTGGGTCGGGCTCGACAAGCCGGGGCGCGCGCTGCACCCGGACGCGGAGATCATCGAACTCGACGGGGCGTTCGTCGCACCCGGATTCGTCGACCCGCACGTGCACGTCACCGCCTTGGGCTTGAAACTGACGGGACTCGATCTGGCACCGGCCGGTTCACTCACCGAATGCCTGGAACTGGTGCGCGACTTCGCCGCCACGCACCCCGACGGCGTCGTCCTCGGCGAGGGCTGGGACGAAACCCGCTGGAGCGAAGCACGACCGCCCACCCGCGAGGAAATCGACGCCGCCGCACCCGGACGCCAGGTGTATCTGGCCCGCGTGGACGCGCATTCGGCCATCGCCTCCACCGCACTGCTCGACACGGTCGCCGGGATCACCGAGGCGAGCGGCTTCACCCGCGGTGAGCCGCTGCGCGGCGACGCCCACCACCGCGTGCGCGCGGCCGCCCTCGGCGCGCTGAGCCGCGCACAACGCGACACCGCGCGACAGGCCGCCCTGGACTCCGCGGCCGCCAACGGGGTTGTGGCCGTACACGAATGCGCGGGACCGGAGATCTCCGGCGCCGACGACGTGCGCGAACTCCTCGACTTCGGCCACGGCGTCGAGGTGCGCGCCTACTGGGGCCAAGCCGTACGGACCGCCGACGAAGCCCGCACGCTGGTCAAGGAACTCGGCGTGCACGCCCTCGGCGGCGACCTGTTCGTGGACGGGGCCATCGGCTCGCACACCGCGTGGCTGCGCGCACCCTACGCCGACCGCGACACCGTCGGCACCTCCTACCTCGACGCCGAAGCTGTTGCCGCGCACGTGCTCGCCTGCACCGAAGCCGGCATCCAGACCGGCTTCCACGTCATCGGCGACGCCGCCATGGACGCCGTCGTCACCGGATTCGGGCGCGCGGTGGACGCGCTCGGCGGCCCGGCCGTCGCCTCCCGCGGGCACCGCCTCGAGCACGCCGAGATGATGACCCCCGAACAGATCACCGCACTCGCCGCCTGGGGCGTGATCGCCAGCGTCCAACCGGGATTCGACGCCGCCTGGGGCGGCCCCGACGGCATGTACGCCACCCGCCTGGGCGCCGAACGTGCCGCCACCCTGAACCCGTTCGCCGCCATGGCCGCCGCGGGCATCTCCCTCGCCATCGGCTCCGACGCGCCGGTGACCGCCCTGAACCCGTGGGAAGCGTTGCGCGCCGCGGTCAATCACCGCACCCCCGGCCACCAGATCTCCCCGCGCGCCGCGTTCGCCGCCGCCACCCGCGGCGCGTGGCGCGCCGGCGGGGTCCGCGACGGCGTCGCGGGCACCCTCGTCCCGGGAGCCCCGGCTTCCTACGCCATCTGGGATTCCCGCGACCTGGTCGTCGCCGCGGCCGCCGACACCGTCCAGCGCTGGTCCACCGACCCCCGCTCCCGCGTCCCGGGCCTGCCGCCGCTCACCCCGGACGCGACCCTGCCGCAGTGCCTGCGCACCGTGCACCGTGGGGTCACCATCCATGAAGCCTGA
- a CDS encoding FxsA family protein has translation MPALLFLAWFAAEIATLIGVGHLIGVFPTILLLLAGSAVGLVLVRSQGRRVFEGFRRAARGELEPSTAVADGALVGVGAVLMFVPGLLTTALGLLALLPFTRFLLRPVVAAFAARRLNRVATAVGPYGYRNVVIDPDGEVIDATVVTEYYDDGQGNGYKMIDPR, from the coding sequence ATGCCTGCCCTGTTGTTCCTCGCCTGGTTCGCCGCCGAGATTGCCACCCTCATCGGGGTCGGCCACCTCATCGGCGTGTTCCCCACCATCCTGCTGCTGCTGGCGGGCTCGGCCGTGGGTCTGGTGCTGGTGCGCTCGCAGGGGCGCCGCGTCTTCGAAGGGTTCCGGCGCGCCGCGCGCGGCGAACTCGAACCGAGCACCGCCGTCGCCGACGGCGCACTGGTCGGGGTGGGCGCGGTCCTGATGTTCGTGCCCGGCCTGCTCACCACCGCCCTCGGCCTGCTGGCACTGCTGCCGTTCACCCGATTCCTGCTCCGCCCGGTCGTGGCCGCCTTCGCCGCCCGCCGGCTGAACCGCGTCGCCACCGCCGTCGGACCCTACGGCTACCGCAATGTCGTGATCGACCCCGACGGGGAGGTCATCGACGCGACCGTGGTCACCGAGTACTACGACGATGGACAGGGCAACGGCTACAAGATGATCGATCCGCGCTGA
- a CDS encoding sensor histidine kinase produces MRRFSLWLRGKPLITDSAVALLLFVIDVLALSNSQYKPTYLVLSVLLPLPIVFRRTHTRAAAVAMVALSMIGSLVHWTVGDHSVHPALLGLGIMLYTLVAYVGRRQGLVYLVILVLDGFLAAAAVGKPQGADIVFNALFYALCWTLAEFVGARHAYDAEVAARLAVADYDRERRSHDAVAAERTRIARELHDVVAHAVSVIIVQADGARFALRHDPDTAEQALSTIAGIGREALRELRRTVELLRTDHAPEQLPQHGTAGIAKVVEMMRSAGLEVTLELRGELDAVTPEVSLGIHRIVQESLTNTLRHAGPDPQADVRVTRRETDVLLDITDTGGAPLTAPEPGGCPSASATRALTPARIPGSGLGLVGMRERIAVLGGTLTAGRNPHGGWTVRATIPLERADILD; encoded by the coding sequence GTGCGCCGGTTCAGTCTGTGGCTGCGCGGAAAACCGCTGATCACCGATTCGGCGGTCGCGCTGCTCTTGTTCGTCATCGATGTGCTCGCCCTGAGCAACAGTCAGTACAAACCCACCTACCTCGTGCTCAGCGTGCTGCTGCCGCTGCCGATCGTGTTCCGCCGCACCCACACCCGCGCCGCCGCGGTCGCCATGGTGGCGCTGTCGATGATCGGCTCGCTCGTGCACTGGACGGTCGGCGACCACTCCGTGCACCCGGCGCTGCTGGGCCTGGGCATCATGCTCTACACCCTGGTCGCCTACGTCGGGCGCCGCCAAGGACTCGTCTACCTGGTCATCCTGGTGCTCGACGGCTTCCTCGCCGCGGCCGCCGTCGGCAAACCACAGGGCGCCGACATCGTCTTCAACGCCCTCTTCTACGCGCTGTGCTGGACCCTGGCCGAATTCGTCGGCGCCCGCCACGCCTACGACGCCGAGGTCGCCGCCCGCCTGGCCGTCGCCGACTACGACCGCGAACGCCGCTCCCACGACGCCGTCGCCGCCGAACGCACCCGCATCGCCCGCGAACTGCACGACGTGGTCGCGCACGCGGTCAGCGTCATCATCGTCCAGGCCGACGGCGCCCGCTTCGCCCTGCGCCACGACCCCGACACCGCCGAACAAGCGCTGTCCACCATCGCCGGCATCGGCCGCGAGGCCCTGCGCGAACTGCGCCGCACCGTCGAACTGCTGCGCACCGACCATGCGCCCGAACAACTTCCGCAACACGGCACCGCCGGCATCGCCAAGGTCGTCGAGATGATGCGCAGCGCCGGCCTCGAGGTCACCCTCGAACTGCGCGGCGAACTCGACGCCGTCACCCCCGAAGTCAGCCTCGGCATCCACCGCATCGTGCAGGAATCGCTCACCAACACCCTGCGCCACGCGGGCCCCGACCCGCAGGCCGACGTCCGCGTCACCCGCCGCGAGACCGACGTGCTGCTCGACATCACCGACACCGGCGGCGCCCCGCTCACCGCGCCCGAACCCGGCGGGTGCCCGAGCGCCTCGGCCACCCGCGCGCTCACCCCCGCCCGCATCCCCGGCAGCGGCCTCGGCCTGGTCGGCATGCGCGAACGCATCGCCGTGCTCGGCGGCACCCTCACCGCAGGCCGGAACCCGCACGGCGGCTGGACCGTCCGCGCCACCATCCCCCTCGAACGCGCCGACATCCTCGACTGA
- a CDS encoding TSUP family transporter: MSLADWAVLLTAATAAGWVDAVVGGGGLIVLPTLFVVLPGLAPQTALGTNKIAAFSGTSAAVLTFSRKVPMRWKVLVPGAAIAAVAAACGSAAVALIDRKYFIPIVMVVLIGVAVFVTLRPSIGVTMATHRPTRRKTILVVALAAGLIGLYDGLLGPGTGTFLIITFATMLGTEFVRAAAMAKVINCGSNLGSLLFLASTGHVLWALGLSMAVANVAGSVVGSRMALAKGAGFVRIVLLVVVTAMVVRLGWQQFG, encoded by the coding sequence GTGAGCCTTGCAGACTGGGCGGTCCTGTTGACCGCGGCGACGGCGGCCGGCTGGGTCGACGCCGTGGTCGGCGGTGGCGGCCTGATTGTGCTGCCCACCCTGTTCGTGGTGCTGCCCGGCCTGGCCCCGCAGACGGCCTTGGGCACCAACAAGATCGCCGCCTTCTCCGGCACCAGCGCCGCGGTGCTCACCTTCAGTCGCAAGGTCCCGATGCGCTGGAAGGTGCTCGTCCCCGGTGCGGCCATCGCGGCGGTGGCCGCGGCGTGCGGCTCGGCGGCGGTGGCGTTGATCGACCGCAAGTACTTCATCCCGATCGTGATGGTGGTGCTGATCGGTGTGGCGGTGTTCGTGACGCTGCGGCCCTCGATCGGGGTCACCATGGCCACCCATCGCCCGACCCGGCGCAAGACGATCCTGGTCGTGGCGCTGGCCGCGGGCCTCATCGGCCTCTACGACGGGCTGCTCGGCCCGGGCACGGGCACGTTCCTGATCATCACCTTCGCGACGATGCTCGGCACCGAGTTCGTGCGCGCCGCCGCCATGGCGAAGGTCATCAACTGCGGCTCCAACCTGGGCTCACTGCTGTTCCTGGCGAGCACCGGGCACGTGCTGTGGGCGCTGGGCCTGTCGATGGCCGTGGCGAATGTGGCCGGGTCGGTGGTCGGTTCGCGGATGGCACTGGCCAAGGGTGCCGGTTTCGTCCGCATCGTCCTGCTGGTGGTGGTGACCGCCATGGTCGTTCGCCTCGGCTGGCAACAGTTCGGCTGA
- a CDS encoding TetR/AcrR family transcriptional regulator — protein sequence MPPSALRDRKRERTRRALLEAAVEQFESRGYEAATVAEIAAAAEVGTRTFFNYFASKEELLFPEPDERVQAAVRAIATRRPGERPVEVLLRALRAAGDNPGDHLGDTLAARIAVLRAQVSRTVPAVSGRAAYAQLASQQEIARQLRAAFPEELDDVGAAALVGAVVGAVSGALTVLFQRPGLEDGEALQRKIQETTSKVLAPWLSQPAPELPADHLPVIAEVPPLRPEPEAFRPLTSVHRLARV from the coding sequence GTGCCGCCATCCGCACTCCGCGATCGCAAACGGGAACGCACCCGCCGAGCCCTGCTCGAAGCCGCCGTAGAACAGTTCGAGAGCCGAGGATACGAGGCGGCCACCGTCGCCGAGATCGCGGCCGCCGCCGAAGTCGGCACCCGGACGTTCTTCAATTACTTCGCCAGCAAAGAGGAACTGCTGTTCCCCGAGCCGGACGAACGGGTGCAGGCCGCCGTGCGCGCCATCGCCACCCGCCGCCCCGGGGAACGCCCCGTCGAGGTGCTGCTGCGCGCGCTGCGCGCGGCCGGCGACAACCCCGGCGATCACCTCGGAGACACCCTCGCCGCCCGCATCGCGGTGCTGCGCGCTCAGGTCTCGCGCACCGTCCCGGCTGTGTCCGGGCGTGCCGCCTACGCCCAGCTCGCCTCCCAGCAGGAGATCGCGCGCCAGCTGCGCGCCGCCTTCCCCGAGGAACTCGACGACGTCGGCGCGGCCGCCCTGGTCGGCGCGGTCGTCGGCGCGGTGTCCGGGGCGCTGACCGTGCTGTTCCAGCGCCCGGGTCTGGAGGACGGTGAAGCGCTGCAACGCAAGATCCAGGAGACCACCTCGAAGGTGCTGGCGCCGTGGTTGTCCCAGCCCGCGCCGGAACTGCCCGCCGATCACCTACCGGTGATCGCCGAGGTTCCTCCGCTACGCCCGGAGCCGGAAGCCTTCCGCCCCTTGACCTCGGTGCATCGGCTCGCCCGCGTCTGA
- a CDS encoding TldD/PmbA family protein produces MVRVSIATKVIDGQFRALPLSALADAALSAARAAGAEYADLRVHRLVQQSIRLRDGRVESVSDSTDLGFAVRVIVDGTWGFASHADLTVDAAAEVARRAVTVATTLRALNRERVELAPEPRYDGTEYVSAYDVDPFEVPTPEKVALLLDYSDRLRSADGVDHVTASVLQVKEQTFYADTLGSRITQQRVRLHPQFEAITVDPAAGVFETMRTLAAPAGRGWEYVTGADGTWDWAGELARMPEWLAEKVKAPSVEAGPTDLVIDPTNLWLTIHESIGHATEYDRAIGYESAYAGTSFATPDQLGTLRYGTPIMHVTGDRTQRHGLATVGWDDEGVAGQQWDLVRDGVLVGYQLDRVFAPKLGLERSNGCSYADSAHHVPIQRMANVSLQPDPDRDTSTAELISRVENGIYIAGDKSWSIDMQRYNFQFTGQRFFRIRNGELAGQLRDVAYQATTTDFWGSMEAVGGPSTWVLGGAFNCGKAQPGQVAAVSHGCPSVLVRGINILNTRAEAGQ; encoded by the coding sequence GTGGTGCGGGTGAGCATCGCTACCAAGGTCATCGACGGCCAGTTCCGCGCGCTGCCGCTGTCCGCGCTCGCCGACGCCGCGTTGAGCGCGGCCCGCGCGGCCGGGGCCGAGTACGCGGACCTGCGTGTGCATCGACTCGTGCAGCAGTCCATCAGGTTGCGCGACGGCCGGGTCGAATCGGTGTCCGACAGTACCGATCTCGGGTTCGCTGTGCGTGTGATCGTCGACGGCACCTGGGGTTTCGCCTCGCACGCCGACCTCACCGTCGACGCCGCGGCCGAGGTCGCGCGCCGCGCGGTGACCGTGGCGACGACGCTGCGCGCGCTCAATCGCGAACGCGTGGAACTGGCTCCGGAGCCGCGCTACGACGGCACCGAGTACGTCTCGGCCTACGACGTGGACCCCTTCGAGGTGCCGACCCCGGAGAAAGTCGCGCTGCTGCTGGACTATTCGGACCGGCTGCGCTCCGCCGACGGTGTCGATCACGTGACGGCATCGGTGCTGCAGGTCAAGGAGCAGACCTTCTACGCCGACACCTTGGGCTCCCGCATCACCCAGCAGCGGGTGCGCCTGCACCCGCAGTTCGAGGCCATCACCGTCGACCCGGCGGCGGGGGTGTTCGAGACCATGCGCACCCTGGCCGCCCCCGCCGGGCGCGGCTGGGAGTACGTGACCGGCGCGGACGGAACCTGGGACTGGGCGGGCGAACTCGCGCGCATGCCGGAGTGGCTGGCCGAGAAGGTGAAGGCCCCCAGCGTCGAGGCCGGGCCCACCGATCTGGTGATCGACCCGACCAACCTGTGGCTGACCATCCACGAATCCATCGGCCACGCCACCGAATACGACCGGGCCATCGGCTACGAATCCGCCTACGCGGGCACCTCGTTCGCCACCCCCGACCAGCTCGGCACCCTGCGCTACGGCACCCCGATCATGCACGTCACCGGCGACCGCACCCAGCGGCACGGCCTGGCCACCGTCGGCTGGGACGACGAGGGCGTGGCCGGACAGCAGTGGGACCTGGTCCGCGACGGCGTGCTCGTCGGCTACCAGCTGGACCGGGTGTTCGCGCCGAAACTGGGCCTGGAACGCTCCAACGGCTGCTCCTACGCCGACTCCGCGCACCACGTCCCGATCCAGCGCATGGCCAACGTGTCGCTGCAACCGGATCCCGACCGCGACACCAGCACCGCCGAACTCATCTCCCGCGTCGAGAACGGCATCTACATCGCCGGCGACAAGTCGTGGTCGATCGATATGCAGCGCTACAACTTCCAGTTCACCGGTCAGCGCTTCTTCCGCATCCGCAACGGCGAGTTGGCCGGGCAGCTGCGCGATGTCGCCTACCAGGCCACCACCACCGACTTCTGGGGTTCGATGGAAGCCGTCGGCGGACCCTCGACGTGGGTGCTGGGCGGGGCGTTCAACTGCGGCAAGGCGCAACCGGGTCAGGTGGCGGCGGTCTCGCACGGCTGCCCGTCGGTGCTGGTGCGCGGCATCAACATTCTCAATACCCGCGCCGAGGCCGGACAGTAG
- a CDS encoding TldD/PmbA family protein: protein MLPAPEVVERALRASRADEAMVIVTDAHEASLRWAGNSMTTNGSSVARDWAVISVFRDGPTAARVGSVSSTSVDPADIESVVRASEQAARDAEPARDAMPLLDPDAVDADTLDRLLDWDGDPATTDIGVFTTLAQDLATGFDGADRLYGFAHHQMHSTWLGTSTGLRRRWVQPTGSVEINGKRGEGAELASAWVGTGTTDFADVDTAGLLSELARRLDWSKRRVELPAGRYETLLPPSAVADLMIYMSWSMEGRGAHEGHTAFARAGGTRIGERLTGIPLTLSSDPSAAGLEYRPFVATPSSSESLSVFDNGLTAQRTDWVREGVIESLVYPRATAAEFDAPVTVPGENLLLTGGSDATLADMIARTERGLLLTCLWYIREVDPATLLLTGLTRDGVYLVENGEVTAAVNNFRFNESPLDLLRRVTEAGRTEITLPREWKDWFTRTAMPPLRIPDFHMSSVSQAT from the coding sequence GTGCTCCCCGCCCCCGAGGTCGTCGAACGCGCGCTGCGGGCGTCGCGCGCGGACGAGGCCATGGTGATCGTCACCGACGCGCACGAGGCGTCGCTGCGCTGGGCCGGAAATTCCATGACCACCAACGGTTCCTCGGTGGCGCGGGACTGGGCGGTGATCTCGGTGTTCCGCGACGGCCCGACCGCCGCGCGCGTCGGCAGCGTGAGTTCCACCAGCGTCGATCCGGCCGACATCGAGTCGGTGGTGCGCGCAAGCGAACAGGCGGCCCGCGACGCCGAGCCCGCGCGCGACGCCATGCCACTGCTCGATCCCGATGCCGTCGACGCCGACACCCTCGACCGGCTGCTCGACTGGGACGGCGACCCGGCCACCACCGACATCGGCGTGTTCACCACGCTGGCACAGGATCTGGCGACCGGTTTCGACGGCGCGGACCGCCTCTACGGTTTCGCCCACCACCAGATGCACTCCACCTGGCTGGGCACCTCCACGGGTCTGCGCCGGCGCTGGGTGCAGCCGACCGGTTCGGTGGAGATCAACGGCAAGCGCGGTGAGGGCGCGGAGTTGGCCAGCGCCTGGGTCGGTACCGGCACCACCGATTTCGCCGACGTCGACACCGCGGGCCTGCTGAGCGAATTGGCGCGCCGCCTGGACTGGTCCAAGCGCCGCGTCGAGTTGCCGGCGGGCCGCTACGAGACGCTGCTGCCGCCCTCGGCGGTCGCGGATCTGATGATCTACATGTCCTGGAGCATGGAGGGCCGCGGCGCGCACGAGGGCCACACCGCCTTCGCCCGGGCGGGCGGCACCCGAATCGGGGAGCGGCTCACCGGGATTCCGCTGACCCTGTCCTCGGATCCGAGCGCGGCGGGCCTCGAGTACCGGCCGTTCGTGGCGACGCCGTCGTCGTCGGAGTCGCTGTCGGTGTTCGACAACGGCCTGACCGCGCAACGCACCGACTGGGTGCGCGAGGGCGTGATCGAGTCGCTGGTGTATCCGCGCGCCACCGCCGCCGAATTCGACGCCCCCGTCACGGTTCCCGGGGAGAACCTGCTCCTGACCGGCGGTAGCGACGCCACCCTCGCGGACATGATCGCCCGCACCGAACGCGGTCTGCTGCTGACCTGCCTGTGGTATATCCGCGAGGTGGATCCGGCGACGCTGCTGCTGACCGGCCTCACCCGCGACGGCGTCTATCTGGTCGAGAACGGTGAGGTCACCGCGGCGGTCAACAACTTCCGCTTCAACGAGAGTCCCCTGGACCTGCTGCGCCGGGTCACCGAGGCGGGCCGCACCGAGATCACGCTGCCGCGCGAGTGGAAGGACTGGTTCACCCGGACCGCCATGCCGCCGTTGCGGATTCCCGATTTCCACATGTCCTCGGTGAGCCAGGCGACCTGA
- a CDS encoding dihydrofolate reductase family protein: MSKVVTGASMSLDGFIAGPGETGFEHLFAWYQSGDVPIASTHPEIPFSLTASDAAYLRAWLDAVGVYVVGKRLFTLTNGWGGVHPADKPIVVVTHTMPEQWIAEHPDAPFTFVTGGVKEAIEVARGIAGDKLVGVSGGDVARQCLDEGLLEEIWVDIVPVLLGGGVPLLGALSNAPVLLEDPEIVAGSRVTHLKYRIR, translated from the coding sequence ATGAGCAAGGTAGTCACCGGCGCGAGCATGTCCCTCGACGGCTTCATCGCGGGCCCCGGCGAAACCGGTTTCGAGCACCTGTTCGCCTGGTATCAGAGCGGCGACGTGCCGATCGCCAGCACCCATCCCGAAATCCCGTTCTCCCTGACCGCCTCCGACGCCGCATACCTGCGGGCCTGGCTCGACGCGGTCGGGGTGTACGTGGTCGGCAAGCGTTTGTTCACTCTCACCAACGGGTGGGGCGGGGTGCATCCGGCCGACAAGCCGATCGTCGTGGTCACCCACACCATGCCCGAGCAGTGGATCGCCGAGCATCCGGACGCGCCGTTCACCTTCGTCACCGGTGGGGTGAAGGAGGCGATCGAGGTGGCGCGCGGCATCGCCGGCGACAAGCTGGTCGGGGTCAGCGGCGGCGATGTCGCCCGCCAGTGCCTGGACGAGGGGCTGTTGGAGGAGATCTGGGTCGATATCGTGCCGGTGCTGCTGGGCGGCGGGGTGCCGTTGCTGGGCGCGCTGTCGAATGCGCCGGTGCTGCTGGAGGATCCGGAGATCGTGGCCGGCTCCCGGGTGACCCACCTGAAGTACCGCATCCGCTGA
- a CDS encoding S1C family serine protease — protein sequence MDAYSRTVIAVAASVTPHVASVQTRRGGGSAVVFTGDGFLLTNAHVIGEASKGTVVFADGLESSFDVVGVDPLSDLAVLRARSGAPAAVRLGDADTLVVGQLVVAVGSPLGLAGSVTAGVVSALGRSVPVGNRRTARVIEDVIQTDAALNPGNSGGALADSAGRVVGINTAVAGIGLGLAIPINVTTRRIISTLLTEGRVRRAYLGVVGVPAPLPTAVATRTGQDAGLRIVEVVHGGPAERAGLRRGDLVLSIARTEIRDAQGIQRQLFADAIGRTLPVTVLRNGAMVDVLAVPVELTGD from the coding sequence CTGGACGCCTACTCGCGCACGGTGATCGCGGTCGCCGCCTCGGTGACCCCGCACGTGGCCAGCGTGCAGACCCGCCGCGGCGGCGGCTCGGCGGTGGTGTTCACCGGCGACGGCTTCCTGCTCACCAACGCCCACGTGATCGGCGAGGCGTCCAAGGGGACCGTGGTCTTCGCCGACGGACTGGAATCGAGCTTCGACGTGGTGGGCGTGGACCCGCTCTCGGATCTGGCGGTGCTGCGCGCCCGCAGTGGCGCTCCGGCCGCGGTGCGTCTCGGCGACGCCGACACCCTGGTGGTCGGGCAGCTGGTGGTGGCCGTGGGCAGCCCGCTGGGGCTGGCCGGGTCGGTGACCGCGGGCGTGGTGAGCGCGCTGGGCCGCTCGGTGCCGGTCGGCAATCGCCGCACCGCGCGCGTCATCGAGGACGTGATCCAGACCGACGCCGCCCTCAACCCCGGCAATTCCGGTGGGGCGCTGGCGGATTCGGCGGGCCGGGTGGTGGGGATCAATACCGCGGTCGCCGGGATCGGGCTGGGTCTGGCGATTCCGATCAACGTCACCACCCGCCGCATCATCAGCACCCTGCTCACCGAGGGCCGGGTCCGGCGCGCCTACCTGGGCGTGGTCGGGGTGCCCGCGCCCCTGCCCACCGCCGTAGCCACCCGCACCGGCCAGGACGCGGGGCTGCGGATCGTGGAGGTGGTGCACGGCGGTCCCGCCGAACGCGCGGGGTTGCGTCGCGGGGATCTGGTGCTCAGCATCGCGCGCACCGAGATTCGTGACGCGCAGGGCATTCAACGGCAGTTGTTCGCCGACGCCATCGGGCGCACGCTGCCGGTGACGGTGCTGCGCAACGGCGCGATGGTGGATGTGCTCGCGGTGCCGGTCGAGCTCACCGGCGACTGA
- a CDS encoding helix-turn-helix domain-containing protein, whose translation MVRLPLTPAQLEAGRRLGAALRTARAGRDLTDVAAHAGISPETLRKIESGRLPTPAFGTVVALSRALDIPLDELAEIWHPGDTAQRSAS comes from the coding sequence ATGGTCCGACTGCCCCTCACGCCCGCCCAGCTCGAGGCCGGACGCCGCCTGGGCGCCGCGCTGCGCACCGCCCGCGCCGGCCGGGATCTCACGGACGTGGCCGCGCACGCGGGCATCTCGCCGGAGACACTGCGCAAGATCGAATCGGGACGGCTGCCCACACCCGCGTTCGGGACGGTGGTGGCGTTGAGCCGCGCCCTGGACATTCCCCTCGACGAGCTGGCCGAGATCTGGCACCCCGGCGACACCGCGCAGCGCTCGGCCTCCTGA
- the map gene encoding type I methionyl aminopeptidase: MVELKSPAEIDSMRVTGQFVAGVLAELKEKAQIGVNLLDLEAVVRDRIRERGAVSCYWDYSPSFGRGPFRNTVCLSVNDAVLHGLPFDYTLRDGDVLSMDLAVGIDGWVADSAVTTIIGAADPEDARLTRATETALDAAIAVAEPGNTVGDLSAAIAEVARAHGYRVNTEYGGHGLGRTMHEDPHIPNTGRPGRGFRLRPGLTIAIEPWFARGTDRIVTDPDGWTLRSADGSRTAHSEHTIAITEAGPQILTRLD; the protein is encoded by the coding sequence ATGGTGGAACTCAAGAGCCCCGCCGAGATCGACAGCATGCGCGTGACCGGACAATTCGTGGCCGGCGTACTCGCCGAGCTGAAGGAGAAGGCCCAGATCGGTGTGAACCTGCTCGACCTCGAGGCCGTGGTCCGCGACCGCATCCGCGAACGCGGCGCGGTCTCCTGCTACTGGGACTACTCCCCCAGCTTCGGGCGCGGCCCGTTCCGCAACACCGTCTGCCTGTCGGTCAATGACGCGGTGCTGCACGGACTTCCGTTCGACTACACACTGCGCGACGGTGACGTGCTGAGCATGGATCTGGCCGTCGGCATCGACGGCTGGGTCGCCGACTCCGCGGTCACCACCATCATCGGCGCCGCCGATCCGGAGGACGCGCGCCTTACCCGCGCCACCGAAACCGCCCTCGACGCCGCCATCGCGGTCGCCGAACCGGGCAATACCGTCGGCGATCTCTCGGCCGCCATCGCCGAAGTCGCCCGCGCCCACGGCTATCGCGTCAACACCGAATACGGCGGGCACGGCCTGGGCCGCACCATGCACGAGGACCCGCACATCCCCAATACCGGGCGGCCCGGGCGCGGTTTCCGGTTGCGGCCCGGTCTGACCATCGCCATCGAACCCTGGTTCGCCCGCGGCACCGACCGCATCGTCACCGATCCCGACGGCTGGACCCTGCGCTCGGCCGACGGTTCACGCACCGCGCATTCCGAGCACACCATCGCCATCACCGAGGCGGGCCCGCAGATCCTGACCCGCCTGGACTGA